DNA from Nitrososphaerota archaeon:
TTCTTTGTTACAGAACCAAATAGGAAAACTTTAGATTCTTTATCCATTTCATTTAATATCTTTTTTATTTCCTTTAAAAGTTCAGGTAAATTTTTAAAAATCTCTTCTTTTCTAATAGCTTCTCTAATAAAAATATCTTTCAATTAAATTTTCAACCTCTTTAAGGAAATTTTTTAATTTTTCAACTTCTTCCTTTTCAAAATCTCTTGGGAAATATCTAGCAGTAATATAAGCATCTTCTAAACTTGCAAATTCTAAAGATTTTTCACTTTCAAATTTTTTAAATTCTTCGAATTTTTTTAAGATTTCTCCTAATAAAAGAAAAAGTTTTCTTAATGTATGAGTCTTAGGGAATTCTACCCCTTTTTGTAATAACTTTGCTTTTAAAAAAAGTTGCAATGATTGTTCTATATTAAATGCAGCAAGATCATAATCTCCTCTTGAAAAATGAAATTCGGCAGCATCCTTAAATTTCTTTGACCTTTCTAATAGTTTTTCTATTTCTTCTTTTCTCATAAGCTTTTCTATATTAGTATTTTAATTTATACTTATAAGTATTATTTTTATTTTTTTCTTATTTTAAAAATTATGTTAAAAAAATTCTGGATAATATTTCTATTTTTAAAAATATTTTTTAAAAAAGAATTAACTTATTGGGCGAAATTTATATCCATAGTATATTATTCCACTTTCACTTTCTTCACCAATTTTTCTAAAAGTAAGTTCTACTGGCATTCCAATTTTCAAATCTTCAATTTTGCAATCAACTATCTCAGCTGTAAGCCTACATCCATTTTCAAGTTCTACAATAGCCATTATATATGGACCATAATTTTCTCTTTCAGAAGGGAGGGCATTAATAATTGTATAGGAGTATATTTTACCTTTTCTAGGAAGAAGAATATCTTCCAAATCCATAGATTTACAATTTGGACAAATTTTCCTAGGACTAATAAAGCTTTTTCCACAATTTTTACATTTTGTTCCAATTAATCTATATCTTCTTTCAGCAAGTTGCCATATTCTAGGAGAAGTAGGTTTAGACATACGATCACCTCTTTTTCCTACCAAAAATATGAACATAACATGAACTACCAGAGCCCCCAATATTATGCGTTAAGCCAATTTCAGCATTTGAAACTTGTCTTTTTCCAGCTTCTCCTCTAAGTTGATAAACAATTTCACATACTTGAGCTACACCAGTAGCTCCAACTGGATGACCTTTAGATTTTAATCCACCACTAGTATTTATTGGAATTCTTCCACCGATTTCTGTTTCTCCATTTTCAATCATTTTTCCTCCTTCTCCTTTTTTACAAAATCC
Protein-coding regions in this window:
- a CDS encoding HEPN domain-containing protein, translated to MRKEEIEKLLERSKKFKDAAEFHFSRGDYDLAAFNIEQSLQLFLKAKLLQKGVEFPKTHTLRKLFLLLGEILKKFEEFKKFESEKSLEFASLEDAYITARYFPRDFEKEEVEKLKNFLKEVENLIERYFY
- a CDS encoding Zn-ribbon domain-containing OB-fold protein; translated protein: MSKPTSPRIWQLAERRYRLIGTKCKNCGKSFISPRKICPNCKSMDLEDILLPRKGKIYSYTIINALPSERENYGPYIMAIVELENGCRLTAEIVDCKIEDLKIGMPVELTFRKIGEESESGIIYYGYKFRPIS